Proteins co-encoded in one Mesorhizobium huakuii genomic window:
- a CDS encoding IS66 family transposase, with translation MTLPPTDSLEGLSLAELRGLVSALIGEVRGLQSRVESLEIENQALRAENQTLKDEIARLKDLPPRPPVKPTKPSGMEKATQPTSGKGKRRRRGAKRDGGRVSREVTVAVSAPAGSRFKGYETILVRDLALSAEVVRYRRERWVTPTGETMVAPLPAGIIGGWGANLRRFILACHIQGQVTTERLTALLTGIGVDISKRQVVRLISEGLEAFAAEDRDVLRAGLATAPWITVDDTSARHAHQDGYTTQIGDRRFTAFRTGRSKSREAFLATLRAGHSDYFINEEALAYMRGRNLAGPVIARLAAAPHKAFADSAAWQAHLAALGLDQLAVEPNPVRIATEGAMWGAIRHHGFLGDTVVVSDDAGQFRIGDHALCWVHAERLVHKLIPVTPDQRQAVDIMRQLIWWFYRDLKSYQRAPCPRHAAALRARFERLFKRRTGYVMLDRLLARLHRRKHELLRVLDRPEIPLHTNGSENDIRTFVTKRKISGGTVSEAGKNARDVLLGLMKTCIKLDVSFFRYLGDRLGIPTQESIPPLPDLVRQAAQA, from the coding sequence GTGACGCTACCACCGACTGATTCGCTTGAAGGCCTGTCGCTCGCGGAACTCCGCGGGCTGGTTTCTGCGCTGATCGGCGAAGTGCGCGGTCTTCAAAGCCGGGTCGAGAGCCTTGAGATCGAGAACCAGGCGCTACGCGCCGAGAACCAGACCCTGAAGGATGAGATCGCCCGGCTGAAGGACCTGCCGCCGCGTCCCCCGGTCAAGCCGACCAAGCCATCGGGCATGGAGAAGGCGACGCAGCCGACATCTGGCAAGGGCAAGCGCCGCCGGCGCGGCGCCAAGCGCGACGGCGGTCGCGTGAGCCGCGAGGTGACGGTTGCGGTGAGCGCTCCTGCGGGCTCTCGCTTCAAGGGGTATGAGACGATCCTGGTGCGCGATCTGGCGTTGTCGGCCGAGGTGGTGCGCTATCGCCGCGAGCGCTGGGTGACACCGACCGGCGAAACGATGGTGGCGCCGTTGCCGGCGGGGATCATCGGCGGCTGGGGCGCGAACCTGCGCCGCTTCATTCTGGCCTGTCACATTCAAGGCCAGGTGACGACGGAGCGGTTGACGGCGTTGTTGACCGGGATCGGGGTCGACATTTCGAAGCGCCAGGTGGTGCGGCTGATTTCGGAGGGCCTGGAGGCCTTCGCGGCGGAGGACCGTGACGTGCTGCGCGCCGGGCTGGCTACGGCGCCCTGGATCACCGTCGATGATACGTCGGCGCGCCACGCCCACCAGGACGGCTACACCACCCAGATCGGCGATCGCCGCTTCACCGCGTTCCGCACCGGGCGATCGAAGTCACGGGAGGCGTTCCTGGCGACGCTGCGTGCCGGGCACAGCGATTACTTCATCAATGAAGAGGCCCTGGCCTATATGCGCGGCCGCAACCTCGCCGGTCCGGTGATCGCGCGGCTGGCGGCTGCGCCGCACAAGGCATTTGCCGACAGCGCCGCATGGCAGGCGCATCTGGCCGCACTCGGCCTCGACCAGCTCGCGGTTGAGCCCAACCCAGTCAGGATCGCCACCGAAGGGGCGATGTGGGGAGCGATCCGCCACCACGGCTTTCTTGGCGATACCGTGGTCGTGTCCGATGATGCCGGCCAGTTCCGCATCGGCGACCATGCTCTGTGCTGGGTCCACGCCGAGCGGCTCGTCCACAAATTGATACCCGTGACCCCGGATCAACGTCAGGCCGTCGACATCATGCGCCAGTTGATCTGGTGGTTCTATCGCGACCTCAAGAGCTACCAGCGTGCTCCTTGTCCGCGCCACGCGGCGGCCCTGCGCGCCCGCTTCGAGCGCCTGTTCAAACGACGAACCGGCTACGTCATGCTCGACCGGCTTCTTGCCAGGCTGCATCGCCGCAAGCATGAACTCCTGCGCGTTCTCGATCGTCCCGAGATCCCGCTCCACACCAATGGTTCGGAAAACGACATCCGCACCTTCGTCACCAAGCGCAAGATCTCCGGCGGAACCGTCAGCGAGGCAGGCAAGAACGCCCGCGACGTCCTGCTCGGCCTGATGAAGACCTGCATCAAGCTCGACGTCTCATTCTTCCGCTATCTCGGCGACCGCCTCGGCATACCAACACAAGAGTCGATTCCGCCGCTCCCGGATCTCGTTAGGCAAGCCGCTCAAGCCTGA
- a CDS encoding type II toxin-antitoxin system HicA family toxin: MKSAAVIQALEADGWYEVARKGSHAQFKHEKKPGRVTVPHPKRDIPLGTLRSIERQSGLKLR, translated from the coding sequence ATGAAAAGTGCAGCAGTGATCCAGGCCCTAGAGGCTGATGGTTGGTATGAAGTCGCTCGAAAGGGCAGTCACGCACAATTCAAACATGAAAAGAAGCCGGGCCGAGTCACAGTCCCGCATCCTAAAAGGGATATCCCTTTGGGAACTTTGCGGAGCATTGAACGTCAATCCGGTCTAAAACTGAGGTAG
- a CDS encoding helix-turn-helix domain-containing protein produces the protein MEIIQGAAARMKRRRIDADLTQRELASKAGVSYGSLRVFEETGKASFEAVVKLAFALEAEAEFEGLFPSRPPKTLEDVIGRPARQRVRKK, from the coding sequence ATGGAAATTATCCAAGGTGCCGCAGCACGGATGAAGCGGCGGCGGATCGATGCCGATCTTACCCAACGGGAGCTGGCTTCCAAGGCTGGAGTTTCCTACGGCTCGCTGAGAGTTTTCGAGGAGACTGGCAAGGCATCCTTCGAAGCTGTCGTGAAGCTCGCATTCGCCTTGGAGGCGGAAGCTGAATTCGAAGGTTTGTTTCCTTCACGTCCGCCGAAAACACTCGAAGACGTAATCGGGCGCCCGGCCAGGCAGAGGGTCCGCAAGAAATGA
- a CDS encoding DUF1778 domain-containing protein — protein sequence MPRNVSDNGRIDFRIPPEAKAVIARAAALSNVGLTEFVTRSALRDAQAAIERAEHLALSERDSLRVLDLLENPPAPTDRLIRAAKAGQTLA from the coding sequence ATGCCCCGCAATGTCAGTGACAATGGCCGAATCGATTTCCGGATTCCGCCAGAAGCAAAAGCCGTGATCGCACGTGCAGCGGCCTTGTCGAATGTCGGTCTAACCGAGTTTGTCACGCGCTCAGCGCTGCGTGACGCCCAGGCCGCGATCGAACGCGCCGAACATCTCGCGCTGTCAGAACGCGACAGCCTGCGCGTCCTCGACCTGCTCGAGAATCCGCCGGCGCCTACCGACCGTCTTATCCGTGCCGCCAAGGCCGGTCAGACCCTCGCGTGA
- a CDS encoding DUF736 domain-containing protein, producing the protein MATIGTFTSTGNGFTGTIKTLNLNVKAKLVRVENPSDKGPHFRIFAAANVELGAAWQKVSAEGRDYLSVKLDDPSFPAPIYATLIEVDGEQGLQLIWSRSNRD; encoded by the coding sequence ATGGCTACCATCGGCACCTTCACCTCCACCGGCAACGGCTTCACCGGCACGATCAAAACCCTCAACCTCAACGTCAAGGCCAAGCTGGTCCGCGTCGAGAACCCCTCGGACAAGGGCCCGCACTTCCGCATCTTCGCGGCGGCGAATGTCGAATTGGGCGCCGCCTGGCAGAAGGTCTCCGCAGAAGGCCGTGACTACCTCTCGGTCAAGCTGGACGACCCGAGCTTCCCCGCTCCGATCTACGCCACCCTGATCGAAGTTGACGGCGAGCAAGGCCTGCAGCTGATCTGGTCCCGATCAAACCGGGACTGA
- a CDS encoding DUF2958 domain-containing protein has product MQLLTQDLREKLLANGRQQQPLRGTSDEIDFVPVVKLFTPDAGATWLLTEMDPDDPDIAFGLCDLGIGSPELGSVSLAELAAVRGRLGLPVERDLHFQPNRTLSAYADIAQRDGATRT; this is encoded by the coding sequence ATGCAGCTCTTGACTCAAGATCTGCGGGAGAAGCTGCTGGCGAATGGTCGCCAGCAGCAGCCTCTCCGCGGTACTAGCGACGAGATCGATTTCGTGCCCGTCGTCAAACTGTTCACGCCTGACGCCGGCGCGACCTGGCTCCTCACGGAGATGGATCCGGATGATCCCGACATCGCCTTCGGCTTATGTGATCTCGGGATCGGCAGCCCCGAACTCGGCAGCGTCAGCCTTGCGGAGCTCGCCGCGGTGCGCGGCAGACTCGGATTGCCGGTCGAGCGTGACCTGCACTTCCAGCCAAACCGCACGTTATCGGCCTATGCCGACATCGCGCAGCGTGATGGTGCCACCCGCACCTGA
- a CDS encoding ParA family protein codes for MPSIFAIANPKGGSGKTTVAIILAGEFANHDYSVAIVDADPQGSAYQWHASSVARDLSPKGIDLVRAPDEQSLAQALERLDSHDVVVIDTPGYYGPVLTHSALRADLVVLPCRVHTFDASQVVRSIRNLEQHAHAANLPMSQHRVLFNEYDSLDRNTRPLREVLAYLNAEQVPICANALYRRVTYRTMTSGHGTLYQMSDTDESIRKARYNADQVVRELLAASQGVNNGDNAA; via the coding sequence ATGCCGAGCATCTTCGCCATCGCAAACCCAAAAGGAGGCTCCGGGAAAACCACCGTCGCCATTATCCTTGCCGGCGAGTTCGCCAATCACGACTATTCCGTCGCCATCGTCGACGCGGATCCTCAGGGCTCCGCCTACCAATGGCATGCATCTTCGGTCGCGCGGGATCTCAGTCCGAAAGGGATCGATCTCGTGCGCGCGCCGGATGAACAGAGCCTCGCACAAGCGCTCGAGCGCCTTGACAGCCATGACGTCGTCGTCATCGACACGCCGGGCTATTACGGACCAGTGCTTACCCATTCGGCGCTGCGCGCCGACCTCGTCGTCCTGCCCTGTAGGGTTCACACCTTCGATGCATCGCAGGTCGTGCGCTCCATCCGCAACCTCGAGCAGCATGCCCACGCAGCCAATCTCCCCATGAGCCAGCACCGCGTTCTCTTCAACGAATATGACAGTCTCGACCGCAACACCAGGCCGCTGCGCGAAGTCCTCGCCTATCTCAACGCCGAGCAGGTGCCCATCTGCGCCAACGCGCTCTATCGGCGCGTCACCTATCGAACGATGACCAGCGGCCACGGTACACTCTACCAGATGAGCGACACGGATGAGTCGATCCGCAAGGCCCGCTACAATGCCGACCAGGTCGTCCGCGAATTGCTCGCGGCGAGCCAGGGCGTCAATAACGGCGACAATGCCGCATGA
- a CDS encoding GNAT family N-acetyltransferase, which yields MSSVIWQEVPISKQHDRAAFNCGDADLNTYLQRFARQNHESGGAKTFVAVTAEDSSHILGFYSLSPASMDYARTPTVARRGLGRNNAPVYRLGRLAVDRKIQGRGLGGGLLLAAGRRCIAVAQEVGGVALLIDAKGDQAARWYEGYGAVRLDDAPLYLVLPFAAIAKAIAAI from the coding sequence GTGAGTTCCGTCATCTGGCAGGAAGTGCCGATCAGTAAACAGCACGATCGTGCCGCCTTCAACTGTGGCGACGCGGACCTCAATACCTATCTACAGCGCTTCGCGCGTCAAAACCACGAAAGCGGCGGCGCAAAAACGTTCGTCGCCGTGACGGCGGAAGATTCTTCGCACATCCTCGGGTTCTATTCCCTGAGTCCTGCCTCGATGGACTATGCCCGCACACCAACGGTCGCCAGGCGTGGCCTCGGCCGCAACAACGCGCCGGTCTACCGTCTCGGTCGCCTCGCAGTGGATCGTAAGATACAAGGCCGCGGGCTCGGTGGCGGTTTGCTACTCGCCGCAGGGAGACGCTGCATAGCAGTCGCGCAGGAAGTCGGCGGCGTCGCCCTGCTTATCGACGCCAAAGGCGACCAGGCCGCACGCTGGTATGAGGGCTACGGTGCTGTCCGTCTCGATGACGCGCCGCTATACCTGGTCCTGCCTTTCGCCGCGATCGCCAAGGCGATAGCCGCGATATGA
- a CDS encoding relaxase/mobilization nuclease domain-containing protein, which produces MSRAAQIGWWLEQVNAARRAVETAREERGRPRVSRPIDEERQPKAKRVSSLPSTSSQADIRGATISGGQDEERRRLLPAAARGGAGGLAGNTGSGSPTAPIAGNLSSSGGAQGGGAIGRARQLAAGYQPAVIKVVSYARGVARVTATGQYVQREEVALETHDGRMLGDREAVANEIKVWSTSFAKRAESQDVAAMRLKLHGVRDAPAGRQTYEKAMVAGFEGHRYAYRLDATPSGELEARLVVSMAGSPKERLRVREERVGDAEVGFTQRRLNIRSEATVKARIEAATGHPRHAVSVDPGPTTHGRDGVTYRLNKLIEKGAVVDDHGKVLSNVADARVAAREWGPSLRSQSARDTMHLIMSAKTGADVAALTDAVRAFLHDRFADHKFMFGVHTDKQADGHIHAHAIITVRNESGQKIHPGRETFREWREVYAQHAQAHGLKIVATSAKERASSQSYGPKDKAIVDVAERPRPTREARDRAYAADPANQRLIHNARNRIRVARANPIKLPASKPDRRAVNESVAAWRTLAREHPDNALAKQMFERLAMAQTLGNVLDMIGKRADHFTKETNDMPVTSAQMTKDLRLMNEAVSRTSDLLDGETKQQFREASSRYLETLASRIDLQRAQERGAQEVSRSEVEAIAGVNADRLIARAQQVSLKEQREAVSAERIVDRAVEMERRQEARGGIDPASHRELGVDRAIVANSQQSAAREAREAAAAIEASRVLADHPAQPLPQSLLQTDAIVALQLEQEKVLQEIDADKAEVQATKGQRIS; this is translated from the coding sequence TTGAGCCGGGCCGCTCAAATCGGATGGTGGCTTGAGCAGGTCAATGCTGCGCGGCGGGCCGTCGAAACGGCACGCGAGGAACGCGGGCGGCCACGGGTATCGAGGCCGATTGACGAGGAGCGCCAACCGAAAGCCAAGCGGGTTTCGTCGCTACCAAGTACGTCGTCTCAGGCAGACATTCGTGGCGCGACGATCTCGGGCGGACAGGACGAGGAGCGGCGTCGGTTGCTGCCGGCGGCGGCCAGGGGAGGCGCTGGCGGGCTGGCGGGGAACACCGGATCTGGGTCGCCGACGGCGCCGATCGCTGGAAATCTTTCGAGCAGTGGTGGAGCGCAGGGTGGTGGGGCTATCGGCCGCGCCCGGCAACTGGCGGCGGGCTATCAGCCGGCGGTCATCAAAGTGGTGTCCTACGCACGGGGCGTCGCGCGCGTCACGGCAACGGGCCAGTATGTGCAGCGCGAGGAGGTCGCGCTTGAGACCCACGATGGGCGCATGCTTGGCGATCGTGAAGCTGTGGCCAACGAGATCAAGGTCTGGTCCACCAGTTTCGCGAAGCGTGCAGAGAGCCAGGACGTGGCTGCCATGCGCTTGAAGCTTCACGGCGTGCGCGACGCACCGGCAGGGCGACAGACTTATGAGAAGGCGATGGTTGCCGGATTCGAGGGCCATCGCTATGCCTATCGTCTCGATGCGACACCGTCGGGCGAGCTGGAGGCGCGGCTCGTTGTGTCGATGGCTGGATCCCCCAAGGAGCGGTTGCGAGTCCGGGAGGAACGGGTTGGCGATGCGGAGGTTGGGTTTACTCAGCGCCGGCTCAATATCCGATCGGAGGCGACGGTGAAGGCGCGGATAGAGGCGGCGACCGGCCATCCGAGGCATGCCGTGAGCGTTGATCCAGGCCCCACCACCCACGGTCGAGACGGTGTGACCTATCGACTAAACAAGCTGATCGAGAAGGGCGCCGTGGTCGACGATCATGGCAAGGTTTTGTCGAATGTCGCCGATGCGCGCGTCGCCGCGCGAGAATGGGGACCGTCGCTGCGGTCGCAGTCCGCGCGCGACACAATGCACCTGATCATGTCGGCGAAGACTGGGGCGGATGTCGCGGCCCTAACCGACGCCGTCCGCGCGTTCTTGCATGACCGGTTCGCCGACCACAAGTTCATGTTTGGCGTTCACACCGACAAGCAAGCCGACGGGCATATCCATGCCCACGCCATCATCACGGTGAGAAATGAATCCGGACAGAAGATCCATCCGGGCCGTGAGACGTTCCGAGAATGGCGCGAGGTGTATGCTCAGCACGCCCAGGCGCATGGGCTGAAAATCGTCGCCACTTCAGCGAAGGAACGGGCATCGTCGCAGAGTTACGGCCCGAAGGACAAGGCGATCGTCGACGTGGCCGAGCGGCCACGGCCGACGCGGGAAGCACGTGACCGCGCTTATGCGGCGGATCCTGCTAACCAGCGACTCATCCACAATGCCAGGAACCGGATCCGTGTCGCTCGGGCGAACCCCATCAAGCTTCCCGCCTCGAAGCCTGATCGTCGCGCTGTCAACGAAAGCGTCGCCGCCTGGCGAACTCTCGCTCGGGAACATCCAGACAATGCGCTGGCGAAGCAAATGTTTGAACGACTGGCGATGGCCCAGACATTAGGCAATGTCCTCGACATGATCGGGAAACGAGCTGACCATTTTACGAAGGAGACTAACGACATGCCGGTCACATCGGCGCAGATGACGAAGGATCTTCGCCTCATGAACGAGGCGGTTTCTCGCACAAGCGATCTCCTCGATGGGGAGACCAAGCAACAGTTTCGAGAGGCATCGTCACGGTACCTTGAGACACTCGCAAGCCGAATCGATCTCCAGCGCGCACAGGAGCGCGGCGCGCAGGAGGTCTCTCGTTCCGAAGTCGAGGCCATTGCAGGGGTCAATGCCGATCGCCTGATCGCGCGTGCTCAACAGGTTAGCCTGAAGGAACAGCGGGAGGCCGTCTCTGCGGAACGGATTGTCGATCGCGCCGTCGAGATGGAGCGCCGACAAGAGGCCCGTGGCGGGATCGACCCGGCATCGCATCGCGAGCTTGGTGTAGATCGGGCCATCGTCGCGAACTCGCAACAATCCGCCGCCCGTGAGGCACGCGAAGCTGCGGCCGCCATCGAGGCCTCGCGTGTGCTCGCCGATCATCCCGCACAGCCGCTGCCGCAGTCGCTGCTTCAGACCGATGCGATTGTGGCGCTCCAATTGGAACAGGAAAAGGTGCTTCAAGAAATCGATGCTGACAAAGCCGAAGTGCAGGCAACCAAGGGCCAGAGGATAAGTTGA
- a CDS encoding CopG family transcriptional regulator, whose product MRTTLAIDDDVLVAAKAMARQQDRSVGEIITDLARRSLRRPQAGGERNGIPLLSPRPDAPPVTLETVNALRDELP is encoded by the coding sequence ATGAGAACGACACTGGCGATCGATGACGACGTCCTGGTCGCGGCCAAGGCCATGGCCCGGCAGCAAGATCGCAGCGTGGGCGAGATCATCACCGATCTCGCCCGGCGCTCGCTGCGCCGCCCGCAGGCCGGCGGCGAGCGCAACGGGATTCCTCTGCTATCGCCTCGGCCGGATGCCCCTCCTGTCACGCTTGAGACGGTCAACGCCTTACGTGACGAGCTGCCGTGA
- a CDS encoding WGR domain-containing protein yields the protein MPKPVTEPLHLRRIDPARNMSRFYVLSIQPTLFGGASLVRNWGRIGTNGQVMMETFDERADSDEAFSRLERRKRKRGYMAP from the coding sequence ATGCCGAAACCTGTGACAGAACCGCTTCATCTTCGCCGCATCGATCCGGCTCGCAACATGTCTCGGTTCTATGTGCTGTCCATTCAGCCGACATTGTTCGGCGGCGCGTCGCTGGTCCGCAACTGGGGCCGGATCGGCACAAACGGCCAGGTGATGATGGAAACCTTCGATGAGCGCGCGGATTCCGACGAAGCGTTCTCCCGGCTCGAGCGCCGCAAACGTAAGCGCGGATATATGGCTCCGTAG
- a CDS encoding TA system VapC family ribonuclease toxin: protein MTFLLDVNVLIALIDPGHVAHDDAHGWFEVTGYAAWATCPITENGVLRIVGNQKYPNSPGSPAVVAQIVTKLRALHGHSFWPDDVSLVGSGDIDAAKILTSAQVTDTYLLALAKAHGGQLASFDRKLSAAALKSGKSSLHLITTS, encoded by the coding sequence GTGACCTTCCTGCTCGATGTCAATGTGCTGATCGCGCTGATCGATCCTGGCCATGTCGCCCATGACGATGCGCATGGCTGGTTCGAAGTGACCGGCTACGCCGCATGGGCTACCTGTCCCATCACCGAAAACGGCGTCCTGCGCATCGTCGGCAACCAAAAATATCCTAATTCTCCCGGCTCGCCTGCAGTCGTTGCGCAAATCGTTACCAAGTTGCGAGCCCTGCATGGGCACAGCTTCTGGCCCGACGATGTGAGCCTGGTTGGCTCCGGCGACATCGATGCTGCGAAAATCCTGACCTCGGCACAGGTCACCGACACTTATCTTCTTGCGCTCGCCAAGGCGCATGGTGGCCAACTTGCGAGCTTTGACCGCAAGCTGTCGGCGGCGGCCCTGAAGAGCGGGAAGTCTTCACTGCACCTGATCACCACAAGCTAG
- a CDS encoding type II toxin-antitoxin system HipA family toxin: MKVVLDLEGSQRQLGTLAWSTDERRAYFQYSAEFITAPLLISPFNLAAKAGLIAAKLDPFDGLHGLFNDSLPDGWGRLLLDRRLQKAGVDYHMLTPLDRLSAVGRTGMGALAYIPELPGEEPAAGDLDWFVEQVELVQNEMDTADIDALQSAQGGSAGARPKIMIGLNPDQNTFVIDYGHELKPGFDRWMVKSRSSDDPADIGVEEQAYALMAREAGLAMAETRILQTKKGNRLFATKRFDRTPEGRLHMHTASGLLYASHREASLDYAALHKLTHMMTRDSAEVLRMFGHMAFNVHARNRDDHSKNHAFLMGPNGRWKLSPAYDLTFSAGPGGQHSASIAGEGLNPGRQHLLAVAKGASISEQEALNVIERIRSAVDRWPRFADEAGLSKARTNELDLILNGRRPQPAQALRWDTSPDSLAVSEPLPKSNPEAALAILDRAPDIAPDSGDELEEGSSASSKM, translated from the coding sequence ATGAAGGTAGTCCTGGATCTCGAAGGGAGCCAGCGACAGCTAGGGACGCTTGCGTGGAGCACCGATGAACGACGGGCTTACTTCCAGTACTCGGCTGAGTTCATAACTGCGCCGCTCTTGATTTCTCCATTCAATTTGGCTGCCAAGGCGGGTCTTATTGCAGCCAAGCTCGATCCGTTCGATGGGCTGCATGGCTTGTTTAACGACAGCCTTCCAGATGGATGGGGACGCCTTTTGCTGGATCGCCGCCTTCAAAAGGCTGGCGTCGACTATCACATGCTCACACCCTTGGACCGCCTTTCCGCGGTGGGAAGGACGGGAATGGGCGCGTTGGCCTACATTCCTGAACTGCCTGGCGAAGAGCCGGCTGCAGGGGACCTAGACTGGTTCGTTGAACAGGTGGAGCTTGTCCAGAACGAGATGGACACTGCTGATATCGATGCCTTGCAGAGTGCCCAAGGCGGTTCCGCAGGGGCGCGTCCAAAGATCATGATCGGCTTGAACCCGGATCAGAATACCTTCGTGATTGACTACGGCCATGAATTGAAGCCCGGGTTTGATCGCTGGATGGTGAAATCGCGAAGTTCCGACGATCCAGCGGACATCGGCGTCGAGGAGCAAGCATATGCTCTCATGGCGCGCGAGGCCGGGCTGGCGATGGCCGAGACACGGATATTGCAGACGAAGAAGGGCAATCGTCTGTTCGCAACAAAGAGATTTGATCGCACGCCCGAGGGACGGCTGCACATGCATACCGCCAGCGGCCTCTTGTATGCGAGCCATCGCGAAGCCTCCCTGGACTACGCCGCCCTTCACAAGCTCACGCACATGATGACGAGAGACAGCGCGGAGGTCCTCCGCATGTTCGGTCACATGGCATTCAATGTGCACGCGCGGAACCGGGACGACCATTCGAAGAACCATGCATTCCTGATGGGACCGAATGGGCGGTGGAAACTCTCTCCGGCGTACGATCTGACTTTCTCGGCAGGCCCCGGAGGACAGCACAGCGCATCGATCGCGGGGGAAGGATTGAACCCAGGACGACAGCATCTGCTTGCCGTCGCCAAAGGCGCTTCCATTTCCGAACAAGAAGCGTTGAACGTGATCGAACGCATCCGCTCTGCTGTCGATCGCTGGCCACGGTTCGCGGACGAAGCAGGTCTATCCAAAGCACGAACCAATGAACTTGATCTGATCCTGAATGGACGGAGGCCGCAGCCTGCACAGGCGCTACGTTGGGACACATCCCCCGACAGCCTGGCTGTTTCCGAGCCCCTTCCGAAAAGCAACCCCGAAGCGGCCTTGGCAATCCTGGATCGCGCACCGGACATCGCGCCAGATTCAGGAGACGAGCTTGAGGAAGGAAGCTCAGCTAGTTCTAAAATGTGA
- a CDS encoding type II toxin-antitoxin system HicB family antitoxin: MKQYIGLIHKDAESDFGVSFPDFPGVVTAGTDLDDARAMAEEALAFHIEGLAEDGEAIPEPSSLENVMADAENRRGVAILVAVKTEAKKAVRVNVTLPEDVLNRIDAFAEAHGYTRSGFIAQATQKVMELEAA, encoded by the coding sequence ATGAAGCAGTATATCGGACTGATCCATAAGGATGCCGAGAGCGACTTCGGCGTGTCCTTTCCCGATTTCCCCGGCGTCGTCACGGCCGGTACAGATCTAGATGATGCTCGCGCTATGGCCGAGGAGGCGCTGGCCTTTCATATCGAGGGGCTCGCGGAAGATGGTGAGGCTATTCCAGAGCCCTCCAGCTTGGAGAATGTCATGGCCGACGCCGAGAACCGTCGCGGTGTTGCAATCTTGGTGGCGGTCAAGACCGAGGCGAAGAAGGCAGTGCGTGTCAATGTCACGCTTCCCGAAGATGTCCTCAATCGGATCGATGCCTTTGCCGAAGCCCATGGATATACCCGCTCGGGGTTTATTGCCCAGGCAACCCAGAAGGTCATGGAGTTGGAGGCGGCTTAG
- a CDS encoding XRE family transcriptional regulator, with protein MPHLEFIDFMSPVRKPQPVDHSILNEMLALRLQQLEIENGGMEAFLPKTGLARGTYYTMLRGIGNPTLKTMERIASKLNMTVFELLGFEIDDARRALKKRGVDYDELTSAIRKKDEATRRVARQTRSQKLSG; from the coding sequence GTGCCTCATCTGGAGTTCATCGATTTCATGTCGCCCGTCCGCAAGCCCCAGCCGGTCGATCATTCCATCCTCAATGAAATGCTGGCGTTGCGCCTCCAGCAGCTTGAGATCGAGAATGGCGGAATGGAAGCCTTCCTCCCCAAGACGGGTTTGGCGCGAGGGACCTACTACACGATGCTGCGCGGTATCGGAAATCCGACCCTTAAGACGATGGAGCGTATCGCTTCCAAGCTCAATATGACCGTATTCGAGTTGTTGGGCTTCGAGATCGACGATGCGCGCAGGGCGCTGAAGAAGCGCGGCGTCGACTATGACGAGTTGACCTCAGCCATCCGGAAAAAAGATGAAGCTACCCGGCGTGTAGCGCGGCAGACCCGGTCGCAGAAGCTGTCGGGCTGA
- a CDS encoding HU family DNA-binding protein, which yields MTTANEIADKIAADNGLTKMQARSIVDSVFKAIADAAASGAETSLPGFGKFKVKDTPEREGRNPSTGATIKISASKKLSFTPAKAIKDALNG from the coding sequence ATGACGACCGCAAATGAGATCGCTGACAAGATTGCAGCCGACAACGGTCTGACGAAGATGCAGGCCAGGAGCATCGTCGACAGCGTGTTCAAGGCGATCGCCGATGCGGCCGCGAGCGGTGCCGAGACGAGCCTGCCCGGTTTCGGCAAATTCAAGGTGAAGGACACACCTGAACGCGAGGGCCGCAACCCGTCGACGGGCGCGACCATCAAGATCTCCGCCTCGAAGAAGCTGTCCTTCACGCCGGCAAAAGCCATCAAGGACGCGCTCAACGGCTGA